From Salvia splendens isolate huo1 chromosome 16, SspV2, whole genome shotgun sequence, a single genomic window includes:
- the LOC121771764 gene encoding threonine synthase, chloroplastic-like, translating to MAAPPIFRSSFLSSPPLSHTPSSAHRPTSYVPLCIRATATSPDPPAAAAPSKPRRPCDENIRDEARRHTSSHNFSAKYVPFNADPSSTESYSLDEIVYRSRSGGLLDVQHDLDALKKFDGEYWRSLFDSRVGKTTWPYGSGVWSKKEWVLPEIDGDDIVSAFEGNSNLFWAERFGKQFLGMKDLWVKHCGISHTGSFKDLGMTVLVSQVNRLRKMNRPLVGVGCASTGDTSAALSAYCASAGIPSIVFLPANRISLAQLVQPIANGAFVLSIDTDFDGCMQLIREVTSELPIYLANSLNSLRLEGQKTAAIEILQQFDWQVPDWVIVPGGNLGNIYAFYKGFHMCKELGLVDKIPRLVCAQAANANPLYLHYKSGWKDFKAVKAGTTFASAIQIGDPVSIDRAVYALQKCNGIVEEATEEELMDAMAQADSTGMFICPHTGVALTALFKLRNSGIIGPNDRTVVVSTAHGLKFTQSKVDYHSKEIKDMACRFANPPAQVKADFGSVMDVLKKYLLSKDSKLH from the coding sequence ATGGCGGCTCCTCCCATCTTCAGATCCTCCTTCCTCTCCTCCCCACCCCTCTCCCACACCCCGTCCTCCGCCCACCGTCCCACCTCCTACGTCCCCCTCTGCATCCGCGCCACCGCCACCTCCCCCGACcctcccgccgccgccgccccatCCAAACCCCGCCGCCCCTGCGACGAGAACATCCGCGACGAGGCCCGCCGCCACACCTCCTCCCACAACTTCTCCGCCAAGTACGTCCCCTTCAACGCCGACCCCTCCTCCACCGAGTCCTACTCCCTCGACGAGATCGTCTACCGCAGCCGCTCCGGCGGCCTCCTCGACGTCCAACACGACCTCGACGCCCTCAAGAAGTTTGACGGCGAGTACTGGCGCTCCCTCTTCGACTCCCGCGTCGGCAAGACCACCTGGCCCTACGGCTCCGGCGTCTGGTCCAAGAAGGAGTGGGTCCTCCCCGAGATCGACGGCGACGACATCGTCAGCGCCTTTGAGGGCAATTCCAACCTTTTCTGGGCTGAGCGTTTCGGCAAACAGTTCCTAGGCATGAAGGATTTGTGGGTGAAGCACTGCGGAATTAGCCACACCGGCAGCTTTAAAGACCTAGGCATGACTGTTCTAGTCAGTCAGGTCAATCGCCTCCGGAAAATGAACCGCCCTCTCGTCGGAGTCGGCTGCGCTTCGACCGGTGACACCTCCGCCGCCCTCTCCGCCTACTGCGCCTCCGCCGGAATTCCATCAATCGTGTTTCTCCCGGCAAATCGGATATCTCTGGCTCAATTAGTCCAGCCGATTGCGAATGGGGCTTTTGTTCTGAGCATTGACACCGATTTCGATGGATGTATGCAGCTAATTCGCGAAGTCACCTCTGAATTGCCTATATATCTTGCTAATTCGCTGAATAGTTTGAGATTAGAAGGGCAGAAAACTGCTGCGATTGAGATATTGCAGCAATTTGATTGGCAGGTTCCCGATTGGGTGATTGTTCCCGGTGGAAATCTCGGAAACATTTACGCATTCTACAAGGGTTTCCACATGTGCAAGGAATTAGGGCTTGTTGATAAAATCCCTCGCCTTGTTTGTGCACAGGCTGCGAATGCTAATCCCCTTTACCTGCATTACAAATCAGGGTGGAAGGATTTCAAGGCGGTGAAGGCGGGGACGACCTTTGCCTCCGCTATTCAGATTGGGGATCCCGTCTCCATCGACAGGGCGGTGTATGCGTTGCAGAAATGCAACGGCATTGTGGAGGAGGCGACCGAGGAGGAGTTGATGGACGCCATGGCGCAGGCGGATTCGACCGGGATGTTCATCTGCCCCCACACCGGTGTGGCGCTGACTGCTCTGTTCAAGCTGAGGAACAGTGGGATCATTGGGCCGAACGACAGGACTGTGGTGGTGAGCACTGCGCACGGGTTGAAGTTCACGCAGTCGAAGGTGGATTATCACTCCAAGGAGATAAAGGACATGGCTTGCCGCTTTGCTAACCCTCCTGCGCAGGTTAAGGCGGATTTTGGCTCGGTGATGGATGTGTTGAAGAAGTATCTGCTGAGCAAGGATTCGAAGTTGCATTGA
- the LOC121770844 gene encoding protein C2-DOMAIN ABA-RELATED 4-like, giving the protein MDNLMGLLRIKVKRGINLAIRDVCSSDPYVVVNMAKQKLKTRVVKKDVNPEWNEDLTLSIADSNLPIHLTVYDHDTFSLDDRMGDAEFDIKPFIEAVKMRLEGLPDGTIITKVPASRTNCLSEESCVVLKDGKVVQDLCLRLRNVECGEVEIQLQWINVPGSRGLNMAY; this is encoded by the exons ATGGATAACCTTATGGGGCTTCTGAGGATTAAAGTGAAGAGAGGCATAAATCTTGCTATTCGCGATGTCTGCAGCAGTGATCCCTACGTTGTCGTCAATATGGCCAAGCAG AAGTTGAAGACTCGTGTCGTGAAAAAGGATGTCAACCCTGAATGGAATGAGGATTTGACACTTTCCATTGCGGATTCTAATCTTCCTATCCATTTG ACTGTCTACGACCACGACACGTTCAGCCTGGACGACAGGATGGGGGACGCAGAGTTTGACATAAAACCGTTCATAGAAGCCGTGAAAATGAGACTCGAGGGGCTTCCAGACGGCACCATCATCACGAAGGTGCCTGCCTCGAGGACAAACTGCCTGTCAGAGGAGAGCTGCGTCGTGTTGAAAGACGGGAAGGTGGTGCAGGATCTGTGCCTCCGGCTGAGAAACGTCGAGTGCGGCGAAGTGGAGATTCAGCTGCAGTGGATCAATGTCCCTGGCTCCAGAGGTTTGAATATGGCTTACTAA